A DNA window from Arachis duranensis cultivar V14167 chromosome 3, aradu.V14167.gnm2.J7QH, whole genome shotgun sequence contains the following coding sequences:
- the LOC107479560 gene encoding AUGMIN subunit 8, with the protein MDVCESEQGSGKHKSVQTPRAAPFVLAEKNNAPTTRRSRTKQVSSRYKSPVPANPTEFTSLHKSPTPVATREVSSRYRSPSPAPLSRRFPSPNPTRTALPSSSSSSSSLQKRAQSSERRRPSTPPSPPPPRPSTPVRDSSLDVKLSSGRAAAGGRLPESLWPSTMRSLSVSFNSDSISSPVSKKSKPVTSLRPTSNVAHKQAETLPLIRKPTPERKRSPLKGKDISNQSENSKPVEILPSKFIDQHRWPSRIGGKVSSSALNRSVDLAVSRSFDTPAPATVLSSLKRYSSDAITLFSRVGSGNVSGEVLRSQKSLPLTPSGKAGPGFTGVRSQSLSVPGSHSHPALPSRTSALSCSGTRGISPSRSRPSTPPPRGVSPSRIRSSGSSVQSSNSNSVLSFIADFRKGNKGAANVEDAHQLRLLYNRYLQWRFTNARAEAALYIQNAIVERTLYDVWRTTLSLLESVIRNRIDLQQRKLELKLNSILNDEMTFLDDWAVFERDHGDTLSGAVQDFKASTLCLPVAGGAKVDIEHLKAAIGQAVDVMQAMGSTICSSLLRVEGMNNLISEVAIVAAKEKALLDECELLLASVAAIQVEESSVRTHLMQIKLALGMSK; encoded by the exons ATGGATGTATGTGAATCAGAGCAAGGCTCAGGGAAACACAAATCTGTGCAGACCCCGAGAGCAGCTCCCTTTGTTCTGGCAGAAAAGAACAATGCACCCACCACTCGGCGCTCTAGAACAAAACAAGTTAGCTCTCGGTACAAGTCTCCTGTTCCGGCTAACCCAACAGAATTTACATCTCTACATAAGTCGCCCACTCCGGTCGCCACAAGAGAAGTTAGTTCCCGGTATAGGTCACCTTCTCCGGCTCCCCTTTCTCGAAGATTCCCTTCACCAAATCCCACAAGGACAGCATTACCATCATCGTcttcatcgtcatcatcattaCAAAAGAGAGCTCAATCGTCAGAGAGAAGGAGGCCTTCGACTCCTCCTTCACCGCCGCCACCAAGGCCTTCCACGCCGGTCCGTGACTCATCCTTAGATGTCAAGTTATCATCCGGAAGGGCGGCGGCAGGTGGCCGTTTGCCAGAAAGTCTATGGCCTTCTACAATGCGGAGCCTCAGCGTTTCTTTCAATTCAGACTCCATTTCCAGTCCTGTTAGCAAGAAGTCAAAGCCAGTAACCTCCCTTCGTCCGACATCAAATGTGGCACACAAGCAGGCTGAAACTCTTCCCTTAATAAGGAAGCCTACACCAGAAAGAAAGAGGAGTCCTCTAAAAGGGAAAGATATCTCTAATCAGTCTGAGAATTCGAAGCCAGTGGAGATTTTGCCTTCTAAATTCATAGATCAGCATCGGTGGCCTAGTAGGATTGGCGGGAAGGTATCTTCTAGTGCCCTAAACAGGAGTGTTGATCTTGCTGTTTCTAGAAGTTTCGACACTCCAGCGCCTGCAACTGTTTTATCTTCACTAAAGAGATATTCTAGTGATGCTATTACTCTGTTTTCGCGTGTTGGAAGTGGTAATGTAAGTGGTGAGGTGTTAAGGTCACAGAAATCTCTACCTCTTACTCCGTCAGGTAAAGCAGGACCGGGGTTTACTGGAGTCAGATCTCAGTCCTTATCAGTTCCTGGATCACACTCGCATCCTGCGTTGCCTAGTAGGACCTCGGCTTTATCATGTTCGGGGACAAGAGGAATCAGTCCGTCTAGATCAAGACCATCAACTCCTCCTCCTAGAGGGGTTAGTCCATCTCGAATAAGGTCGTCTGGTTCATCCGTTCAATCCAGCAATTCCAATTCAGTGCTTAGCTTCATTGCTGATTTTAGAAAAGGGAACAAGGGTGCAGCCAACGTAGAAGATGCTCACCAATTACGGCTTCTATACAACAGATACTTGCAATGGAGATTTACCAATGCAAGAGCCGAGGCTGCACTTTACATCCAAAATGCAATTGTAGAG AGAACACTGTATGATGTATGGAGAACTACTCTCTCACTGTTGGAGTCTGTTATCAGGAACAGGATTGATCTTCAGCAGCGGAAGCTTGAGCTTAAGCTGAATTCTATTTTGAATGATGAA ATGACCTTCCTTGATGATTGGGCTGTATTTGAAAGAGATCACGGCGACACTTTATCTGGTGCTGTACAAGATTTTAAGGCAAGCACTCTTTGTCTACCGGTAGCTGGAGGAGCAAAG GTCGATATAGAGCATTTGAAAGCTGCTATCGGTCAAGCTGTTGATGTTATGCAAGCAATGGGATCTACAATCTGCTCATCACTTTTACGG GTGGAGGGcatgaataatttaatttccGAGGTTGCAATTGTAGCAGCCAAGGAGAAAGCTTTGCTTGATGAGTGTGAATTACTACTGGCTTCAGTAGCAGCTATTCAG GTAGAAGAAAGTAGTGTCCGAACGCATCTCATGCAGATCAAGCTAGCTTTGGGGATGAGCAAATAG